One genomic window of Acidobacteriota bacterium includes the following:
- the rplJ gene encoding 50S ribosomal protein L10, with product MDKAGKSAALDTLKGVFEGSGVVVVTHYTGLTVAEMTKLRGLLRKDGAHFKVVKNRLAKIALGGTGGDKALDLFQGPVAIAYSPDPVSAAKAADEFAKENSKLVIIGAVMGEQVLDAKGVEALAKLPSLDQLRGKLIGLLQAPATKVAGVIQAPASQLARVVAAYASKDAA from the coding sequence ATGGATAAAGCTGGAAAAAGCGCGGCTCTCGATACCCTGAAAGGGGTGTTCGAAGGGTCGGGTGTGGTCGTCGTGACCCACTATACCGGTCTGACCGTCGCGGAAATGACGAAGCTGCGTGGCCTGCTCCGCAAGGACGGCGCGCACTTCAAAGTGGTCAAGAACCGCCTGGCGAAGATCGCCCTCGGCGGAACGGGTGGCGACAAGGCACTGGACCTGTTCCAGGGCCCTGTGGCGATCGCCTATTCTCCGGACCCGGTGTCGGCTGCGAAAGCGGCTGACGAGTTTGCGAAGGAAAATTCCAAACTCGTGATCATCGGTGCGGTGATGGGTGAGCAAGTGCTGGACGCCAAAGGCGTCGAAGCGCTCGCGAAACTCCCCTCTCTCGACCAACTGCGTGGCAAGCTCATCGGCCTCCTGCAGGCTCCGGCAACGAAAGTTGCTGGCGTCATCCAGGCTCCGGCGTCGCAGCTGGCCCGCGTGGTGGCGGCCTACGCGTCGAAAGACGCTGCCTAA
- the rplL gene encoding 50S ribosomal protein L7/L12, whose product MANLEKIVEDLSALTVLEAAELAKLLEEKWGVSAAAPVAVAAAGGGAAPAAAAEEKTEFDVVLTDAGGKKIEVIKLVREVVPALGLKEAKDLVEGAPKTVKEGVSKADAEAMKKKFEDAGAKVELK is encoded by the coding sequence ATGGCAAATCTCGAAAAGATTGTCGAAGACCTCTCGGCTCTGACCGTTCTCGAAGCGGCTGAACTCGCGAAACTGCTCGAAGAAAAGTGGGGCGTCTCGGCCGCTGCGCCGGTCGCCGTTGCCGCTGCTGGCGGCGGTGCTGCCCCGGCTGCTGCTGCTGAAGAGAAAACCGAGTTCGATGTCGTGCTCACCGACGCTGGTGGCAAGAAAATCGAAGTCATCAAGCTGGTGCGCGAAGTCGTTCCGGCGCTCGGCCTGAAAGAAGCCAAAGACCTCGTCGAAGGCGCTCCGAAGACCGTGAAAGAAGGCGTCTCGAAAGCTGACGCTGAAGCGATGAAGAAGAAGTTCGAAGACGCAGGCGCCAAAGTCGAACTGAAGTAA
- the rpoB gene encoding DNA-directed RNA polymerase subunit beta — protein sequence MALSFTEKKRIRKNFGRIPEAIEMPNLIEVQRESYEAFLQMNTPRENRTDDGLGGVFKSVFPITDFSERATLEYVSYEFEQPKFDVEECMQRDLTYQAPLKVRLQLVVFDVDEETGARSVKEVKEQECYLGDIPLMTEKGTFVVNGTERVIVSQMHRSPGVFFDHDKGKTHASGKLLFAARIIPYRGSWLDFEFDAKDILNIRIDRKRKLPATTILYALGFNTEQILDEFYTRSIFRLDKKGWITSFRPDAWRGVKPEYDLVDAKSKKVVAEAGKKITALKAKRISEGGTDEILVPSEALIGKFLARDVVNLETGEIFGEAGDTLEEEAIAEMRDYGLKMIEVLDIDAGGRGPWLRNTLKADKNENRFEALSDIYRVMRPGEPPTQEAADALFGQLFFDSERYDLSAVGRVKMNMRLSVAVKEYESAEDSMRVLRNDDIIGVMKVILDLKDGKGEVDDIDNLGNRRVRSVGELMENNYRIGLVRMERAIKERMGAVDIDTVMPHDLINAKPVVAAVREFFGSSQLSQFMDQTNPLSEITHKRRLSALGPGGLTRERAGFEVRDVHPTHYGRICPIETPEGPNIGLINSLATHARVNKYGFIESPYRKVQKAKLTSEVVYLSAMEESIYKIAQANATVNAKGELQNEFVNARVAGEATMVSKDEIQYMDVSPKQVVSVAASLIPYLENDDANRALMGSNMQRQAVPLVQSEAPFVGTGMEAVVARDSRAAIVARRAGVVEQVDALRIVVRATEDLDGSKSGVDIYRLAKFRRSNQNSCINQRPIVKVGDTVAKMDIIADGPSTDLGELALGRNVLVAFMPWNGYNFEDSILISERIVKDDVFTSIHIEEFEVAARDTKLGPEEITRDIPNVGEEALRNLDEAGIVAVGAEVKAGDILVGKVTPKGESPMTPEEKLLRAIFGEKASDVRDTSLRVPPGDSGTVVDVRIFNRHGIDKDQRALQIEREQIEQLQEDKEDEQSILERNTYARLHELLAGKEAAAGPKGFKPGRITAGALEELSEKQMWDIELKSEKAQAELKALREQFDVSIRELEARFNDKVEKVQRGDDLPPGVMKVVKVFLAVKRKLQPGDKMAGRHGNKGVISKINPSEDMPFLEDGTPVDIVLNPLGVPSRMNVGQILETHTGWACRGLGRIIDKALDEFHQKQDMKGLKKALVTAYGKDQELPETDEEIVELAGNLRNGVPMATPVFDGAREEDINDMLTRAGLDTSGQVRLYDGRTGVAFTRPVTVGYKYLLKLHHLVDEKIHARSTGPYSLVTQQPLGGKAQFGGQRFGEMEVWALEAYGAAYTLQEMLTVKSDDTAGRAKVYEAIVRGDDTFEAGIPESFNVLVKEMRSLGLNVELLEENGEEADSEASVPAE from the coding sequence ATGGCACTCTCCTTCACGGAAAAGAAACGTATCCGCAAAAACTTCGGCCGCATTCCCGAAGCCATCGAAATGCCCAACCTGATCGAGGTTCAGCGCGAGTCCTACGAAGCGTTCCTCCAGATGAACACCCCGCGCGAAAACCGCACGGATGATGGCCTCGGCGGCGTTTTCAAATCGGTCTTCCCGATCACCGACTTCTCCGAACGCGCCACCCTCGAATACGTTTCGTACGAATTCGAACAGCCGAAGTTCGACGTTGAAGAGTGCATGCAGCGCGACCTGACCTACCAGGCGCCGCTCAAGGTCCGTCTCCAGCTCGTCGTGTTCGACGTGGACGAGGAAACCGGCGCACGCTCCGTCAAGGAAGTGAAAGAGCAGGAATGCTATCTCGGCGACATCCCGCTGATGACCGAGAAGGGCACGTTCGTCGTCAACGGCACCGAGCGCGTCATCGTCTCGCAGATGCACCGTTCGCCGGGCGTTTTCTTCGACCATGACAAGGGCAAGACCCACGCGTCCGGCAAACTGCTGTTTGCGGCCCGCATCATCCCGTACCGCGGCTCGTGGCTCGACTTCGAGTTCGACGCGAAGGACATCCTGAACATCCGCATCGACCGCAAGCGCAAGCTGCCGGCGACGACGATCCTCTACGCGCTCGGCTTCAACACCGAGCAGATCCTCGACGAGTTCTACACCCGCTCGATCTTCCGCCTCGACAAGAAGGGATGGATCACGAGCTTCCGCCCGGATGCCTGGCGCGGCGTGAAGCCGGAATACGACCTCGTCGACGCGAAGTCGAAGAAGGTTGTCGCCGAAGCCGGCAAGAAGATCACCGCGCTCAAGGCGAAGCGCATCTCCGAAGGCGGCACGGACGAGATCCTCGTTCCGTCGGAAGCCCTGATCGGCAAGTTCCTGGCGCGCGATGTCGTGAACCTCGAAACCGGCGAGATCTTCGGCGAAGCCGGTGACACGCTCGAGGAAGAGGCAATCGCCGAAATGCGCGATTACGGCCTCAAGATGATCGAAGTGCTCGACATCGACGCGGGCGGCCGTGGCCCCTGGCTGCGTAACACGCTGAAAGCCGACAAGAACGAGAACCGCTTCGAAGCGCTCTCCGACATCTACCGCGTCATGCGCCCCGGCGAGCCGCCGACGCAGGAAGCCGCAGACGCCCTGTTCGGCCAGCTGTTCTTCGATTCCGAGCGCTATGACCTCTCGGCGGTTGGCCGCGTGAAAATGAACATGCGCCTGTCGGTCGCCGTGAAGGAATATGAGTCGGCGGAAGACTCGATGCGCGTGCTGCGCAACGACGACATCATCGGCGTGATGAAGGTCATCCTCGACCTGAAAGACGGTAAAGGCGAAGTCGACGACATCGACAACCTCGGCAACCGCCGCGTCCGTTCGGTCGGCGAGCTGATGGAAAACAACTACCGTATCGGTCTCGTGCGCATGGAGCGCGCGATCAAGGAACGCATGGGCGCTGTCGATATCGACACGGTCATGCCGCACGACCTGATCAACGCGAAACCGGTTGTGGCCGCCGTACGTGAATTCTTCGGCTCCTCGCAGCTGTCGCAGTTCATGGACCAGACCAACCCGCTCTCCGAGATCACCCACAAGCGCCGTCTCTCGGCCCTCGGCCCGGGCGGCCTGACGCGCGAGCGTGCCGGCTTCGAAGTGCGCGACGTTCACCCGACGCACTATGGCCGCATCTGCCCGATCGAAACGCCGGAAGGTCCGAACATCGGCCTGATCAACTCGCTGGCGACGCATGCCCGCGTGAACAAGTACGGCTTCATCGAAAGCCCGTACCGCAAGGTCCAGAAAGCAAAGCTGACCAGCGAAGTCGTGTACCTCTCGGCGATGGAGGAATCGATCTACAAGATCGCTCAGGCCAACGCGACCGTGAACGCCAAGGGCGAACTGCAGAACGAGTTCGTCAACGCGCGGGTTGCCGGCGAAGCGACGATGGTTTCGAAGGACGAGATCCAGTACATGGACGTCTCGCCGAAACAGGTCGTCTCGGTCGCCGCCTCGCTGATCCCATACCTCGAGAACGATGACGCCAACCGCGCGCTCATGGGCTCGAACATGCAGCGTCAGGCTGTGCCGCTCGTCCAGTCGGAAGCGCCGTTCGTCGGCACCGGCATGGAAGCGGTCGTCGCCCGCGACAGCCGCGCCGCCATCGTTGCCCGCCGGGCAGGGGTGGTCGAGCAGGTCGACGCGCTGCGCATCGTGGTGCGCGCAACGGAAGACCTCGACGGCTCGAAGTCGGGCGTCGACATCTACCGTCTCGCGAAGTTCCGCCGCTCGAACCAGAACTCGTGCATCAACCAGCGCCCGATCGTGAAGGTCGGCGACACGGTTGCCAAGATGGACATCATCGCCGATGGTCCGTCTACGGATCTTGGTGAGCTGGCTCTTGGTCGCAACGTGCTCGTCGCGTTCATGCCGTGGAACGGCTACAACTTCGAAGACTCGATCCTGATCTCCGAGCGTATCGTGAAAGACGACGTGTTCACCTCGATCCACATCGAGGAATTCGAAGTCGCCGCCCGCGATACGAAGCTTGGTCCGGAAGAGATCACGCGCGACATCCCGAACGTTGGCGAAGAAGCCCTGCGCAACCTCGACGAAGCCGGCATCGTTGCCGTCGGCGCCGAAGTGAAGGCGGGCGACATCCTCGTCGGCAAGGTCACGCCGAAGGGCGAAAGCCCGATGACGCCGGAGGAAAAACTCCTGCGCGCCATCTTCGGTGAGAAGGCTTCCGACGTGCGCGACACGTCGCTGCGCGTGCCGCCGGGTGATTCCGGTACGGTCGTGGATGTCCGCATCTTCAACCGTCACGGCATCGACAAGGACCAGCGCGCGCTCCAGATCGAGCGTGAGCAGATCGAACAGCTGCAGGAAGACAAAGAGGACGAGCAATCGATCCTCGAGCGCAACACCTATGCCCGCCTGCACGAACTGCTGGCCGGCAAGGAAGCCGCTGCCGGCCCGAAAGGCTTCAAGCCTGGCCGCATCACGGCCGGCGCGCTTGAAGAGCTGTCCGAGAAGCAGATGTGGGACATCGAGCTGAAATCGGAGAAGGCCCAGGCCGAACTGAAAGCCCTGCGCGAACAGTTCGACGTGTCGATCCGCGAACTCGAAGCCCGCTTCAACGACAAGGTCGAGAAGGTCCAGCGCGGCGACGACCTGCCTCCGGGCGTGATGAAAGTCGTCAAGGTGTTCCTGGCCGTGAAGCGCAAGCTGCAGCCGGGCGACAAGATGGCCGGCCGTCACGGCAACAAGGGTGTGATCTCGAAGATCAACCCGAGCGAAGACATGCCGTTCCTCGAGGACGGTACCCCGGTCGACATCGTGCTCAACCCGCTCGGCGTGCCGTCGCGGATGAACGTTGGCCAGATCCTCGAGACGCACACGGGCTGGGCCTGCCGCGGCCTCGGCCGGATCATCGACAAGGCGCTCGACGAGTTCCACCAGAAGCAGGACATGAAGGGCCTCAAGAAGGCGCTCGTGACGGCTTATGGCAAGGATCAGGAACTTCCGGAGACGGACGAAGAGATCGTCGAACTCGCCGGCAACCTGCGCAACGGTGTGCCGATGGCAACGCCGGTGTTCGACGGCGCCCGTGAGGAAGACATCAACGACATGCTGACCCGCGCGGGTCTCGACACGTCGGGTCAGGTCCGCCTCTACGACGGCCGCACCGGTGTCGCGTTCACGCGTCCGGTCACGGTTGGCTACAAGTACCTTCTCAAGCTGCACCACCTCGTGGACGAGAAGATCCACGCCCGTTCGACTGGCCCTTACTCGCTCGTCACGCAGCAACCGCTGGGCGGCAAGGCCCAGTTCGGTGGCCAACGCTTCGGCGAGATGGAGGTCTGGGCCCTCGAGGCTTACGGCGCCGCCTACACGCTGCAGGAAATGCTCACCGTGAAGTCGGACGACACCGCCGGCCGCGCCAAGGTCTACGAAGCAATCGTCCGCGGCGACGATACCTTCGAAGCCGGCATCCCGGAGAGCTTCAACGTGCTGGTCAAGGAAATGCGCTCGCTCGGCCTCAACGTCGAACTTCTCGAAGAGAATGGCGAAGAAGCCGACAGCGAGGCATCGGTGCCAGCCGAATAA